In the Panthera tigris isolate Pti1 chromosome F3, P.tigris_Pti1_mat1.1, whole genome shotgun sequence genome, TCCATCTGCTCTCAGGCCTTCTTACATGGCCTCTCTCAGGAATCTAGGAACATTGTTCTCTTCTACATGCATACAACTTTTAAATCTTTAACTCAGGTCAAAAGCACAAATGACCAGAACTACTCAGACAATGAAATAAGTGGAAGAAAATTAATCCAtcacttttctctttaaagtgCTCATCCTATTCCCAGTGATTGTATGTTACCAaggataaacaaattataaatttcattCCTGGGTTATCATATTTTCACAACTTAAAAACTCCTATTTGCCCTAATATTATTAACATCCAAAGTCTCTTTTCAGGCAGTTctataatattttgcattttgtaaatttttatgctTCATCTTTATAGAATGACTGCATGGGAGACAACGTGACCGAATTAAAAAATGATTACCAAAGAAAAGTATTGATTCAGGAGAAGGAAACAACATTTTCAGCCTCCAGTATCTCATATCCCATTACTGGATATTTACAACATGCTTCAGTGGAGGAGAAGACACTGCTGCTTTGCAAAGATGAGCTGGAATGCCAAGAGGTCTCTGTTCCGTACCCATCTTATTGGTGTACTTtctctagtgtttatttttgctatgtttttgtttttcaatcatCATGACTGGCTGCCAGGCAGAGCTGGATTTAAAGAAAACCCTGTAACATACACTTTCCGAGGATTTCGTTCTACAAAAAGTGAGACAAACCACAGCTCTCTCCGGAACATTTGGAAAGAAACAGTCCCTCAAACTCTGAGGCCTCAAACAGTAACTAACTCCAATAACACAGACCTGTCGCCACAGGGAGTTACAGGGCTAGAGAATACACTCAGTGCCAATGGAAGTATTTACAATGAAAAAGGTATCGGACATCCGAATTCATaccatttcaaatatattatcaaTGAACCTGAAAAATGCCAAGAGAAGAGCCCTTTTTTAATACTGCTAATAGCTGCAGAACCTGGACAAATAGAAGCTAGAAGAGCTATTCGGCAAACTTGGGGCAATGAAAGTCTAGCACCTGGTATCCAAATCACAAGAATTTTTTTGCTGGGCGTAAGTATTAAGTTAAATGGCTACCTTCAACGTGCAATACTGGAAGAAAGCAGACAATATCATGATATAGTCCAACAGGAATATTTAGATACATACTACAATTTGACAATTAAAACACTAATGGGCATGAACTGGGTTGCAACGTACTGTCCACATATTCCATATGTTATGAAAACTGACAGTGACATGTTTGTCAACACTGAATATTTAATACATAAGTTACTGAAGCCAGACCTGCCTCCCAGACATAACTACTTCACTGGTTACCTAATGAGAGGATACGCACCCAATCGAAACAAAGAGAGCAAGTGGTACATGCCACCAGACCTCTACCCAAGTGAACGCTACCCTGTCTTCTGTTCTGGGACTGGTTATGTTTTTTCTGGAGATCTGGCAGAGAAGatctttaaagtttctttaagTATCCGTCGTTTGCACTTGGAAGATGTATATGTAGGGATCTGTCTTGCCAAGTTGAGAATTGATCCTGTGCCCCCTCCCAACGAGTTTGTGTTCAATCACTGGCGAGTTTCTTATTCAAGCTGTAAATACAGCCACCTAATTACCTCTCATCAGTTCCAGCCTAGTGAACTGATAAAATACTGGAACCATTTACAACAAAATAAGCACAACGCTTGTGCCAACGCAGCAAAAGAAAAGGCAGGCAGGTATCGCCATCGTAAATTACACtagaaaagacaattttttttttcaaatgtgcaaTCTGTAAAATATTGCTAAAAGCATGTATAGTTAAAACTGATTACATCCATAGGACAAGTTTTAGTTAAAATTCATCACATacagaaattcaaaaaatatttttttaatttctgaaagtaattcttaaaaataacattatataaCAAAAAAGGTATCccaaaagaaactattaaaaaaaaaaactgtataagGGGATTCTGTGTATTAACATGCAATAAAAAGCATGCATACATCAATGGTTCAAGGCTTCGTTAAGGGCCAATAAgatgtatttgcatatattttccacataaattttaatttaagaaatggaGACAGTCAAAAGACCCTTCTCATTTTagattcagtttttcattttaacatataattaaatgtaaataaaacattattgtcAATCTTAAGGAAAATTTGTAATTGTGCAAAGGACAAATTTTCTGACCTGACTATTCTAGGGTTCTAAAACTATATTCCATGCAATAAGATTTAGTTGAATTACTCCATAAACACATTTATAAAGTTCAGATGTTTCATCAATGCAATTCTCATCTAAGTATTTACCTTTTAATAACAATTGagatactcattttcttttattaatacatatattgggggaaaattattttgacatgtgataaaatgtgaaaaatcaatGTGTCTCAGGCTCaagtttttataagaaaaaaaaagtaaatgtttcaaaatagacagtttgtttccttgttggtgttAAGGGCCAAGCTATTTAAATGAGTTATTCTATTAGATCAGTTATTGCACTCTTAAGGAGTACTACCACTTAACTTCAAGGATATCTGTACAAATACAACAGGTTCCTCCAACTGAAGCAAAAGTAATTACTTACAGGCACAAAGAGAATGTACTGTTGAAAAAAGATACAGGATAAAGACTGCAGCAGCAGTTTCATTCAATACATTCTTAAGATGCGTGTCTGCCAAACTGCAACATATGGGAAGTTTATTTCCTGACAGCAGGTGTACACATGCCAATACTTAATCATTTTATGGCACCTACTTCTTTCTCTGAGTGCCAAGTTTACAAACCTGCAGTTTTTAATTTGGTAGATGACAACTATTCCATGTTACcaatttaaaaccttttttgggagggatgggggaaaacTACAAATGTTTGATGAACACTTGATTCTAGGATGACAATGTATACAACGCACTTTTAccaagtttttaataaaaaaaaagtaaacaaaaaaatctttactgAGTGTTACAGTACAAGTATTTTCACAGTAATTCTGTTTGGTTCCATTACAAAgtttaaaatcaagaaatagtaACCCACTAAGTTTGAAAGTGTTTTGAATTCataaaagtatgtaaaatttAACGATCTAAATCTAATGAAGATGTTACTTATCCTAATTGTAATGACAATCATTCTTATCCTTGATTCTATTCTGAAGAGATACTGTACCAAAACAGAACTGTAATAACTGTTAAAGTTCAGAATCACAGAAACTGTTTAAGtacttattatttaatatgttacATTCTATTTATACTGAATATATCTCCCATTTTCAATTCAGTAGTCTTAAGTATTCTATTCTACATAGAGTAATTTTGAAAGCCAAGCTATATAACATCCCAGCTCTTGGTTAAGTCCATTTCTCACTTAATTTATTCTATATGATTATAAAAACACTAAAGTTACTAAATGCCAAACTCATTAAATAAAAGTCACACATAAGAGGATAATACCAAATTAGGTAAGTAAGTTTCAGGAAAGACAAAAGTAATCTTTCCTTCAATGTAGAGTAATTCTCTCATTTCTACttcagaagtttttttaaaaaagggtatatgtgtgtacatgtatgcatGCGCAATTATGTACCCAGAAACAGAGCCCAAGCACTATCTGCCTAAATTATGATTATAGTGCAGAATCTTTAAAAGATagtatttttcttctggaaaaattcaagtttaaaaagttgacttatgaaaaacagaattcttAACAGACAACTAAATTCCTATCTTACGCAtcaatttaaaatcatttcaatatCCCTGAGAATACTATCTTGAGAAGTGACAATAATCTGGTAACATAGAGTTCTCAAAGAAAACTCGATCAAATAATAAAGTTTCCTAATGCTgctgaaaatctgtattttaaaataaatattctattaatTTATTCTTGACCTTCCACTCTCAATATGCAAGAGTAATTCTtcagaaaacatgaatttttatattatgaTATCTCAACATCTCACCAATAGTAGCTGTGCCTTATTCATGCCCAGTACTATGTGATTATGAttacacatgaaaatataatgttaaattcTATTTGCACTACAtttagtcaaagaaaaaaatcaggaacaaCTATGTAATCTTTATGCTCAaagtgttaataaatattttagaagataaaaataccaaaacttTTGATAGTTACACTAGTTTTGATCAAGATTATAGGTAGTGAAAGTCTAAttcaagtaaataatttaaatttctcaCCTTTTAGTATACAGCAGAATCACATATAACCTCAACTGGAATCTTACTGATATCTATTACCAAAAACCCCTatgacaacaatagcaacaatggCAGCAGGAACTATTTACTGATAGAGCATACACTATATGCCTGGTTCTGTGTTACACCACTTTACACACATGATCTCACAGAATCCTTACAAATGACACtaagagacaggaaagaaagactCATGCAAGAAGTTACAtacctaagatcacacagctaataaaagcAGCAAAGCTCCATCTTAAAGACCATGTTCTCAACCAGTATGTTATTCTGCTGTATATTTCACATAGGACACCTGCAGTAAGAGCTAAAGAGCTAAGCAAAAATGGCCTGTCCTCTAATTCTACTATTCTCTGCTTATTCTCCATCTTCTGCCAGGGAAGGCTTCATAACCATTTTCTC is a window encoding:
- the B3GALT2 gene encoding beta-1,3-galactosyltransferase 2, with protein sequence MLQWRRRHCCFAKMSWNAKRSLFRTHLIGVLSLVFIFAMFLFFNHHDWLPGRAGFKENPVTYTFRGFRSTKSETNHSSLRNIWKETVPQTLRPQTVTNSNNTDLSPQGVTGLENTLSANGSIYNEKGIGHPNSYHFKYIINEPEKCQEKSPFLILLIAAEPGQIEARRAIRQTWGNESLAPGIQITRIFLLGVSIKLNGYLQRAILEESRQYHDIVQQEYLDTYYNLTIKTLMGMNWVATYCPHIPYVMKTDSDMFVNTEYLIHKLLKPDLPPRHNYFTGYLMRGYAPNRNKESKWYMPPDLYPSERYPVFCSGTGYVFSGDLAEKIFKVSLSIRRLHLEDVYVGICLAKLRIDPVPPPNEFVFNHWRVSYSSCKYSHLITSHQFQPSELIKYWNHLQQNKHNACANAAKEKAGRYRHRKLH